A genomic window from Myxococcales bacterium includes:
- a CDS encoding ABC transporter permease: MTRATRVVLPPLLAAAVGLALWEGAARGLAIPAYLLPPPSAVARALVSEASVLAAATATTAAAALAGFVASAVLGVAFGFLLASSRTIERGLYPYAVILQTVPIVAIAPLLVLWCGVGSRAVAASAFIVSVFPVITSSLAGVRAVDPSLRALFALYRASRFQVLVKLELPGAAPQIATGLRVACGLAVIGAIVGEFVAGFSEGSPGLGILVMTSYRQLRTDLLFAAVGCSSLLGMAMLGAVSLVSHGLLRRWCAPAR, encoded by the coding sequence GTGACGCGAGCGACGCGCGTCGTGCTCCCACCGCTCCTCGCCGCGGCGGTGGGCCTCGCGCTGTGGGAGGGCGCGGCGCGCGGGCTCGCGATCCCCGCGTACCTCCTCCCGCCGCCGAGCGCCGTGGCGCGCGCGCTGGTCAGCGAGGCCTCGGTGCTCGCGGCGGCGACGGCCACCACAGCGGCGGCCGCGCTGGCCGGCTTCGTCGCGAGCGCCGTGCTCGGCGTCGCGTTCGGCTTCCTCCTCGCCTCCTCGCGCACGATCGAGCGCGGCCTCTACCCCTACGCCGTGATCCTCCAGACCGTCCCGATCGTCGCGATCGCCCCGCTGCTCGTGCTCTGGTGCGGCGTGGGCTCGCGCGCCGTCGCGGCCTCGGCGTTCATCGTCTCGGTCTTCCCCGTGATCACGAGCTCGCTCGCAGGCGTACGAGCTGTGGACCCCTCGCTCCGCGCGCTGTTCGCGCTCTATCGGGCCTCTCGCTTTCAAGTGCTCGTGAAGCTCGAGCTGCCCGGGGCAGCCCCACAGATCGCCACGGGTCTCCGCGTCGCGTGCGGCCTCGCGGTGATCGGCGCGATCGTCGGCGAGTTCGTCGCCGGCTTCTCCGAGGGGAGCCCAGGGCTCGGCATCCTCGTCATGACCTCGTACCGACAGCTCCGCACCGACCTCCTGTTCGCGGCGGTGGGCTGCTCCTCGCTGCTCGGCATGGCGATGCTCGGGGCGGTCTCGCTGGTGTCGCATGGCCTCCTGCGTCGCTGGTGCGCGCCCGCGCGCTGA
- a CDS encoding protein kinase — protein MLAALSKLSISDFIEPGSTFADRYIVERELGRGGMGAVILVKHPQLGKQFALKVMLPELAEDERLVERFLREGRATARLTSEHVARVFDAGRHPAGFPFLVMEYLQGKSLHEVLHRGTSLDIPTAVDLLLQACEGVAHAHAAGIVHRDLKPANLFLTTKADGAPCLKVLDFGIAKEIGGASPMTATAESFGSPEYMSPEQVRAAKNVDPRSDVWSLGVVFFELLTRRVPFESASVFEVASLILSGAPHDLQALRPDAPRGLADVVARCFEKEPGRRWPDVSALAAALAPYGPPGSEARAATVAQILGTTGGALFAQVSLAKVDPLGEAATERSVPGRSTGFSSRRTLSRVALGLLVVSFGAAAFSAWAFHSSRQAPGGAGPDPHAAGTGAATAAVSLPSPPPSLAPLTATPPPATASAPVSVATTPGSAGRALVPSHATTAKPAPSASAPPHAASSAPGPTAPAPSASAPRGPGLSRHGE, from the coding sequence ATGCTTGCCGCGCTTTCGAAGCTGTCGATCAGCGACTTCATCGAGCCGGGGTCGACGTTCGCCGATCGGTACATCGTGGAGCGCGAGCTGGGGCGCGGAGGCATGGGCGCGGTCATCCTCGTGAAGCACCCGCAGCTGGGGAAGCAGTTCGCGCTGAAGGTGATGTTGCCCGAGCTCGCGGAGGACGAGCGGCTCGTGGAGCGCTTCCTGCGCGAAGGCAGGGCGACCGCCCGCCTCACGAGCGAGCACGTGGCGAGGGTCTTCGACGCGGGCCGCCACCCCGCGGGCTTCCCGTTCCTCGTCATGGAGTACCTGCAGGGGAAGAGCCTGCACGAGGTCCTCCATCGCGGCACCTCGCTCGACATCCCGACGGCGGTCGACCTGCTGCTCCAGGCCTGCGAGGGTGTCGCCCACGCGCACGCCGCGGGCATCGTTCATCGCGACCTGAAGCCCGCGAACCTGTTCCTCACCACGAAGGCCGACGGCGCGCCCTGCCTCAAGGTCCTCGATTTCGGGATCGCCAAGGAGATCGGCGGCGCGAGCCCGATGACGGCGACGGCCGAGAGCTTCGGCTCACCCGAGTACATGTCGCCGGAGCAGGTGCGCGCGGCGAAGAACGTCGATCCCCGCTCCGACGTGTGGTCGCTCGGCGTCGTGTTCTTCGAGCTCCTGACACGCCGCGTGCCCTTCGAGAGCGCGTCGGTCTTCGAGGTCGCGTCGCTCATTCTCTCGGGCGCTCCCCACGACCTTCAGGCGCTCCGCCCCGACGCCCCGCGCGGCCTCGCCGACGTCGTCGCGCGCTGCTTCGAGAAGGAGCCCGGCCGTCGATGGCCTGACGTGAGCGCCCTCGCGGCTGCGCTCGCCCCTTACGGGCCCCCGGGCTCCGAAGCGCGCGCCGCGACCGTCGCGCAGATCCTCGGCACGACCGGGGGCGCGCTGTTCGCCCAAGTTTCCCTCGCGAAAGTGGACCCGCTCGGGGAAGCGGCGACCGAGCGCTCCGTGCCAGGACGCAGCACCGGGTTCTCCTCTCGGCGGACCTTGAGCCGGGTCGCGCTTGGCCTGCTGGTCGTCTCCTTTGGCGCGGCGGCGTTCTCGGCCTGGGCGTTTCATTCGTCGCGGCAGGCACCCGGCGGCGCAGGCCCCGATCCGCACGCCGCGGGGACAGGCGCGGCGACCGCGGCGGTGAGCCTCCCGTCCCCTCCACCCAGCTTGGCGCCCCTGACCGCCACGCCGCCACCGGCGACCGCGTCGGCGCCTGTGAGCGTCGCGACAACACCGGGGAGCGCGGGGCGCGCGCTCGTCCCCTCGCACGCAACGACCGCGAAGCCGGCCCCCTCGGCTTCGGCGCCGCCCCACGCGGCGTCTTCCGCTCCCGGCCCTACGGCGCCCGCCCCCTCGGCCTCCGCGCCGCGCGGGCCCGGGCTGTCGCGCCACGGCGAGTGA
- a CDS encoding M56 family metallopeptidase, with amino-acid sequence MDRDEVAELLIVLLSGALIWLFGALVPTPPDAGERVAWRRLWLPALPASLPLFVLLGFAVADPEGPQGLNVTRLIAAVPFGLVWLRAGVRAVLAVFAEVEGPALTVGLFRPTVKLSAELLAMLRPGELRAVMAHEEAHVRHCDPRWIWIVQLLTDLQWPFSRPRLRQRAWLAALELARDDEAVQDPNVDAADLASALVKAASLAQGRTRAGAALADDATLLEIRVRRLLSPPAPHPEGRRSFLAPFAVSLAIAAFVFGVVASAPYVAILAGSP; translated from the coding sequence GTGGATCGTGACGAAGTCGCGGAGCTGCTCATCGTCCTCCTGAGCGGCGCGCTCATATGGCTCTTCGGGGCGCTCGTGCCCACTCCGCCGGATGCGGGGGAGCGAGTCGCGTGGCGCCGTCTCTGGCTTCCAGCGCTGCCCGCGTCGCTGCCGTTGTTCGTCCTGCTCGGCTTTGCGGTCGCCGATCCCGAGGGCCCGCAGGGATTGAACGTCACGCGCCTCATCGCCGCGGTGCCTTTTGGACTCGTATGGCTACGCGCGGGCGTGCGGGCCGTCCTCGCGGTGTTCGCCGAGGTCGAGGGGCCGGCGCTGACCGTCGGTCTGTTCCGTCCCACGGTCAAGCTCAGCGCGGAGCTGCTCGCGATGCTGCGCCCCGGCGAGCTCCGTGCCGTGATGGCTCACGAGGAGGCGCACGTCCGTCACTGCGATCCGCGCTGGATCTGGATCGTGCAGCTCCTGACGGATCTCCAATGGCCCTTCTCTCGCCCACGACTCCGACAGCGCGCCTGGCTCGCGGCGCTCGAGCTCGCGCGCGATGACGAGGCCGTCCAGGACCCGAACGTCGACGCGGCCGACCTCGCGAGCGCCCTCGTCAAGGCGGCGAGCCTTGCCCAGGGGCGGACCAGGGCGGGGGCGGCCCTGGCAGACGACGCGACGCTCCTCGAGATCCGTGTCCGCCGGTTGCTCTCCCCACCGGCGCCGCACCCCGAGGGGCGCCGTTCGTTCCTGGCGCCCTTCGCGGTGAGCCTCGCGATCGCCGCGTTCGTCTTCGGGGTCGTCGCGTCCGCGCCGTACGTCGCGATCCTCGCGGGAAGCCCATGA
- a CDS encoding BlaI/MecI/CopY family transcriptional regulator → MTSTLGEQEHEILSAVWQLGTCTVREVHERVGVPRGLAYTTISTVLDRLHKKGFVTRERDGRALVFRPARPERAVERSRVRDLVSRIFGGDPEPAVARLVDAVETYDPALLDRLAEEIAARRRSRRGS, encoded by the coding sequence ATGACGTCGACGCTGGGTGAGCAAGAGCACGAGATCCTCTCCGCCGTTTGGCAGCTTGGCACGTGCACCGTGCGCGAGGTGCACGAGCGAGTCGGCGTGCCACGAGGGCTCGCCTACACGACCATCTCGACCGTCCTCGATCGGCTCCACAAGAAGGGGTTCGTGACCCGCGAGCGGGACGGCAGGGCGCTCGTGTTTCGACCTGCGAGGCCGGAACGCGCCGTGGAGCGCTCACGCGTTCGCGACCTGGTGAGCCGCATCTTCGGAGGCGATCCCGAGCCCGCGGTGGCCAGGCTCGTCGACGCGGTCGAGACGTACGATCCCGCCCTGCTCGACCGTCTCGCCGAGGAGATCGCCGCCCGCCGGAGGAGTCGTCGTGGATCGTGA
- the arr gene encoding NAD(+)--rifampin ADP-ribosyltransferase codes for MTTLPPEPFQVWTDSLGAPGYLHGTKAALTPGDLIRPGHASNYGERKNAAFVYLTATLDAATWGAELAVGGEPGRIYIVEPTGPIEDDPNLTDRKFPGNPTRSYRTRAPLRVIGELAEWKGHAPAQLQAMKDGLARLAEQGIEAIEE; via the coding sequence ATGACGACGCTGCCACCAGAGCCGTTCCAGGTGTGGACGGATAGCCTCGGCGCGCCGGGGTACCTCCACGGCACGAAGGCCGCCTTGACGCCGGGCGACCTGATCCGGCCCGGTCACGCCTCGAACTACGGCGAGAGGAAGAACGCGGCCTTCGTGTACCTGACCGCCACCCTGGACGCCGCGACGTGGGGCGCAGAGCTCGCCGTCGGAGGCGAACCGGGCCGGATCTACATCGTCGAGCCGACCGGGCCGATCGAGGACGATCCCAACCTCACGGACAGGAAGTTCCCAGGCAACCCGACGAGGTCGTACCGCACGCGGGCCCCGCTCCGAGTCATCGGCGAGCTCGCCGAGTGGAAGGGACACGCGCCCGCGCAGCTGCAGGCCATGAAGGACGGCCTGGCGCGTCTGGCGGAGCAGGGCATCGAAGCCATCGAGGAGTGA
- a CDS encoding YdeI/OmpD-associated family protein, whose translation MAPVIPDPQRVRSFEDGPAFEAWLATHHASERELWLKIHKKGSGLPTVTYAEALDVALCWGWIDGLKKSFDEASFLQRFTPRKPRSVWSQVNRAHVARLITAGRMTEHGQRHVEAAKADGRWDSAYAPSSQMTIPEDLAAAIKAVPEALATFEQLTKQNVYALAYRTRSVKTASARAVKIQTFVAMLARGETIYPQKAQ comes from the coding sequence ATGGCGCCGGTCATTCCCGATCCCCAACGCGTCCGCAGCTTCGAGGACGGGCCCGCGTTCGAGGCGTGGCTCGCCACGCACCACGCGAGCGAGCGCGAGCTGTGGCTGAAGATCCACAAGAAGGGCTCTGGGCTCCCCACGGTGACCTACGCGGAGGCGCTGGACGTCGCGCTGTGTTGGGGCTGGATCGACGGCCTGAAGAAGTCGTTCGACGAGGCCTCGTTCCTGCAGCGCTTTACCCCTCGCAAGCCGCGGAGCGTGTGGAGCCAAGTCAACCGCGCCCACGTCGCGCGCCTCATCACCGCCGGGCGGATGACGGAGCACGGCCAGCGACACGTCGAGGCCGCCAAGGCGGACGGGCGCTGGGATTCGGCTTATGCCCCGAGCAGTCAGATGACCATCCCCGAGGACCTCGCGGCGGCCATCAAGGCCGTGCCGGAGGCGCTCGCGACGTTCGAGCAACTCACGAAGCAGAACGTGTACGCGCTCGCGTATCGCACGCGCAGCGTGAAGACCGCGTCGGCGCGCGCCGTGAAGATCCAAACCTTCGTGGCGATGCTGGCGCGCGGCGAGACCATCTATCCGCAAAAGGCGCAGTAG
- a CDS encoding HIT domain-containing protein, protein MRTLTKDEALAALAEGRATLAARFGGCVMCALAARALTPGLFVRESEHAVCVLDAYAARPRHLLVVAKRHLTTLREVPWEVHADLSRLAWEGARVLEARGAKRVYIAQLGSPVDLPTSYAHAHVHVVPVDEVDERARPAVVFSWSSGVVVYEPGEGERLAAELGAALEAEAER, encoded by the coding sequence GTGAGGACCCTCACGAAGGACGAGGCGCTCGCGGCGCTCGCCGAGGGGCGCGCTACGCTGGCGGCGCGGTTCGGCGGGTGCGTGATGTGCGCCCTCGCGGCCCGCGCGCTCACCCCCGGCCTCTTCGTGCGCGAGAGCGAGCACGCGGTCTGCGTGCTCGACGCGTACGCCGCGCGCCCGCGCCACCTGCTCGTGGTGGCGAAGCGCCACCTGACGACCCTCCGCGAGGTGCCGTGGGAGGTGCACGCCGACCTGTCGCGCCTCGCGTGGGAGGGCGCGCGCGTGCTCGAGGCGCGGGGCGCCAAACGCGTGTACATTGCACAGTTGGGCTCGCCGGTGGATCTGCCCACGAGCTACGCGCACGCGCACGTCCACGTGGTGCCGGTCGACGAGGTCGACGAGCGCGCGCGGCCGGCTGTGGTGTTCTCGTGGTCCTCCGGCGTGGTCGTGTACGAGCCGGGGGAGGGCGAGCGCCTCGCGGCCGAGCTGGGCGCGGCGCTCGAGGCCGAGGCCGAACGCTGA
- a CDS encoding FAD-dependent oxidoreductase: MPSLRKSNFARLDGEVFDVLVIGGGINGAVAASCLTVRGAEVAFIDRGDFAGFTSQQSSNLAWGGIKYMETFEFGLVLKLCASRNQLIRAYPSTVQEIRFYTTHKKGFRHGLWKLVAGTWLYWLIGRFFTKTPRLLSRERIAAEEPIVNLDGTDGGFEYSDAYLHDNDARFVWNFVRTALDHGCAAANYVEAVGSERVGDLWETRVRDLETGAEKVVRSRVVVNACGPFVDEVNAKNGVTTGHRHVFSKGIHLIVRKLTHGGRVLTFFADDGRLFFVIPMGVRTCIGTTDTRVTSPHAHVTAEDRAFVLSNINKRLNLPEPLTEADIVAERCGVRPLVVESAGGDTTDWLQLSRKHAIEIDSAKRHISIYGGKLTDCLNVGEEIAAACQQLGVTLRYPEHVWYGEPSGEVRDTFFHQAELMELDELTSPSSSEKLTTRLWRRYGAAALPMLEDIRRDPRMAEVLIENAEYLRCEIEHAARREMIVRLEDFLRRRSKISLVVSHETLREAAGLKEACEILFGAAAGARIDEYFASVESTRARDEAEDSAPAPAPASAPA; encoded by the coding sequence ATGCCGTCCCTTCGAAAGAGCAACTTCGCGCGCCTCGACGGCGAGGTCTTCGACGTGCTCGTGATCGGCGGCGGCATCAACGGCGCCGTGGCGGCCTCGTGCCTCACCGTGCGCGGCGCCGAGGTCGCGTTCATCGACCGCGGCGACTTCGCGGGCTTCACCAGCCAGCAGTCGTCGAACCTCGCGTGGGGTGGCATCAAGTACATGGAAACGTTCGAGTTTGGGCTCGTGCTCAAGCTCTGCGCTTCCCGCAACCAGCTCATCCGCGCCTACCCCTCGACGGTGCAGGAGATCCGCTTCTACACGACCCACAAGAAGGGCTTTCGTCACGGCCTGTGGAAGCTGGTCGCGGGCACGTGGCTCTACTGGCTCATCGGGCGGTTCTTCACGAAGACCCCGCGCCTGCTCTCGCGCGAGCGCATCGCCGCCGAGGAGCCCATCGTGAACCTCGACGGCACCGACGGCGGCTTCGAGTACTCCGACGCCTACCTGCACGACAACGACGCGCGCTTCGTGTGGAACTTCGTGCGCACCGCGCTCGATCACGGCTGCGCCGCGGCGAACTACGTCGAGGCCGTAGGGAGCGAGCGCGTGGGCGACCTGTGGGAGACCCGGGTGCGCGACCTCGAGACCGGCGCCGAGAAGGTCGTGCGCTCGCGGGTGGTGGTGAACGCGTGCGGCCCCTTCGTCGACGAGGTCAACGCGAAGAACGGCGTCACGACCGGGCACCGCCACGTGTTCTCGAAGGGCATCCACCTCATCGTGCGGAAGCTCACGCACGGGGGCCGCGTGCTCACGTTCTTCGCCGACGACGGGCGCCTCTTCTTCGTCATCCCCATGGGCGTGCGCACGTGCATCGGCACGACCGACACGCGCGTCACCTCGCCGCACGCCCACGTGACGGCGGAGGACCGCGCGTTCGTGCTCTCGAACATCAACAAGCGCCTGAACCTCCCTGAGCCGCTCACGGAGGCCGACATCGTGGCCGAGCGCTGCGGGGTGCGCCCGCTCGTGGTCGAGAGCGCCGGCGGCGACACCACAGACTGGCTCCAGCTCTCGCGCAAGCACGCGATCGAGATCGACAGCGCCAAGCGGCACATCTCGATCTACGGGGGCAAGCTCACCGACTGCTTGAACGTGGGCGAGGAAATCGCGGCCGCGTGCCAGCAGCTCGGCGTCACGCTCCGCTACCCCGAGCACGTCTGGTACGGCGAGCCCAGCGGTGAGGTGCGCGACACCTTCTTCCACCAGGCGGAGCTGATGGAGCTCGACGAGCTCACGTCGCCGTCGTCGTCCGAGAAGCTCACCACGCGCCTGTGGCGGCGCTACGGGGCCGCCGCGCTCCCCATGCTCGAGGACATTCGCCGCGATCCGCGCATGGCCGAGGTGCTCATCGAGAACGCCGAGTACCTCCGCTGCGAGATCGAGCACGCCGCGAGGCGCGAGATGATCGTGCGCCTCGAGGACTTCCTCCGGCGCCGCTCGAAGATCTCGCTCGTCGTCAGTCACGAGACCCTCCGCGAGGCCGCGGGCCTGAAGGAGGCGTGCGAGATCCTCTTCGGCGCCGCGGCGGGCGCGCGCATCGACGAGTATTTCGCGAGCGTCGAATCCACGAGAGCGCGCGACGAGGCCGAGGACTCCGCGCCCGCGCCCGCGCCCGCGAGCGCGCCCGCGTAA
- a CDS encoding alpha/beta fold hydrolase translates to MCAVGLRPSAASHLPKAAAAAPPGQRLANLGACRLESGETLRDCVVGYRTYGTLDATRSNVIVWPTWFSGRSAAVGAFARDKLIDTGKYHLIVVDALADGVSTSPSNSPSQARLSYPKIGIRDMVESQHRLLVEHLGIRHVRAVAGVSMGGMLAFQWAVSHPDFMDAIVPIVGSPRLTSHDLLLWSAELHALEADTAYAQGNYPGAPILRAVLDIHQLALTTPAYRSRETSRERFPVWLAEAEADPGFDWNDWRRQLEAMLAHDVTAPLGGSMDEVAKRVRARALVVVAENDHAVNPGPALELAGKLGAATFVLKSPCAHLAPGCEEAPALRAAIDAFLSAR, encoded by the coding sequence GTGTGCGCGGTCGGCCTCCGACCCTCCGCAGCAAGCCACCTCCCCAAGGCCGCCGCCGCGGCGCCGCCCGGCCAACGCCTCGCGAACCTCGGCGCGTGCCGGCTCGAGAGCGGCGAGACCCTCCGTGATTGTGTCGTGGGCTATCGCACCTACGGCACGCTCGACGCCACGCGCTCCAACGTGATCGTGTGGCCTACGTGGTTCTCCGGGCGCTCGGCGGCCGTGGGCGCGTTCGCGCGGGACAAGCTCATCGATACGGGGAAATACCACCTCATCGTGGTCGACGCGCTCGCCGACGGCGTGTCCACCTCGCCGTCGAATAGCCCCTCTCAGGCGCGCCTATCGTATCCGAAGATCGGCATACGCGACATGGTGGAGAGCCAGCACCGCCTGCTCGTCGAGCACCTCGGAATACGGCACGTGCGGGCCGTGGCGGGCGTCTCGATGGGCGGGATGTTGGCCTTCCAGTGGGCGGTGTCGCACCCCGACTTCATGGACGCCATCGTGCCCATCGTGGGCAGTCCGCGGCTCACGTCGCACGACCTGCTCTTGTGGAGCGCAGAGCTCCACGCCCTCGAGGCCGACACCGCCTACGCCCAGGGAAACTACCCGGGAGCGCCCATTCTGCGCGCGGTGCTCGACATCCACCAGCTCGCCCTCACGACCCCGGCTTACCGCTCGCGCGAGACGAGCCGCGAGCGCTTCCCGGTGTGGCTCGCCGAGGCCGAGGCCGATCCCGGCTTCGACTGGAACGACTGGCGGCGGCAGCTCGAGGCGATGCTCGCGCACGACGTCACGGCGCCGCTCGGCGGCTCGATGGACGAGGTGGCCAAGCGCGTGCGCGCGCGCGCCCTCGTCGTCGTCGCGGAGAACGACCATGCGGTGAACCCGGGGCCGGCGCTCGAGCTCGCCGGAAAGCTCGGCGCCGCGACCTTCGTGCTGAAGAGCCCGTGCGCGCACCTCGCGCCGGGCTGCGAGGAGGCCCCGGCGCTCCGCGCGGCGATCGACGCGTTCCTCTCGGCGCGCTAA